The following coding sequences lie in one Haladaptatus sp. DJG-WS-42 genomic window:
- a CDS encoding class I SAM-dependent methyltransferase — protein sequence MERSRQAVKDTYDRIAAHFSKTREYAWPEIESFLDSQQRVHTALDVGCGNGRHTELLAGRADQAIGLDVSTGLLHEARKRATEREFEADFVAGDAASLPFTHDSITLAVYVATLHHLPERELRQASLNELARVLTSGSRALVSAWSTAHDSFDHEGDEGFDTMVDWTLPGGETVPRFYHIYAPAEFEADLAASNLRVEQTEISSGNCYAVVTPE from the coding sequence ATGGAACGGTCACGACAGGCGGTCAAAGACACCTACGACCGCATTGCGGCACATTTCTCGAAAACCCGTGAGTATGCGTGGCCAGAGATTGAGTCGTTTCTCGACAGCCAACAGCGCGTCCACACTGCCCTCGACGTCGGCTGTGGAAACGGGAGACACACGGAACTGCTCGCGGGCAGAGCAGACCAAGCAATCGGCCTCGACGTGAGCACAGGGCTCCTTCACGAAGCCCGCAAGCGTGCCACTGAGCGCGAGTTTGAAGCCGATTTTGTCGCTGGTGACGCGGCTTCGCTCCCATTCACTCACGACAGCATCACCCTCGCCGTCTACGTGGCGACGCTCCACCACCTCCCCGAACGCGAGCTTCGCCAAGCAAGTCTGAATGAACTGGCTCGCGTGCTCACATCGGGGAGCCGCGCGCTCGTGAGCGCATGGTCAACCGCCCACGACAGCTTCGACCACGAGGGAGACGAAGGGTTCGACACGATGGTCGATTGGACGCTCCCCGGTGGCGAAACCGTCCCGCGATTCTACCACATCTACGCGCCAGCAGAGTTCGAAGCCGACCTTGCAGCGAGTAATCTGCGCGTCGAGCAAACCGAAATTTCGAGCGGGAACTGTTATGCGGTCGTCACGCCGGAATGA
- a CDS encoding universal stress protein encodes MRVLVPIDGSDCSFAALDYALDLYNMGGVTLHVIHITDYETDASEELLKKATDRLSAAGIDAEPELVTSLGLDSPKASVKIGEHIVSLLEADDYDQVVIGRHGERGRLEDFLLGSTSETIVKHAPVPVTVIPA; translated from the coding sequence ATGCGCGTCCTGGTTCCCATCGACGGCTCTGACTGTAGCTTCGCCGCCTTAGATTACGCACTCGACCTCTACAACATGGGCGGCGTCACCCTCCACGTGATCCACATCACCGACTACGAGACCGACGCGAGCGAAGAACTCCTCAAAAAAGCCACAGACAGGCTCTCAGCCGCTGGCATCGACGCGGAGCCAGAACTCGTGACGAGCCTCGGCCTCGACTCGCCGAAGGCCTCCGTCAAAATTGGCGAGCACATCGTTTCGCTCCTCGAAGCCGACGACTACGACCAAGTCGTCATCGGCCGCCACGGCGAACGCGGGCGGCTCGAAGACTTCCTGCTCGGGAGCACCTCAGAAACCATCGTAAAGCACGCGCCCGTCCCCGTGACGGTCATTCCGGCGTGA
- a CDS encoding DUF4177 domain-containing protein: MSDESGSGWEYLTVRPEREPTRKEARDPRDVLNELGADGWELTDTIEYVGGGTKFLVLKRPRTAGPSMKD; this comes from the coding sequence ATGAGCGACGAGTCTGGAAGCGGGTGGGAGTATCTAACGGTTCGACCAGAACGCGAACCGACGAGAAAAGAAGCGAGAGACCCAAGAGACGTCCTGAACGAGTTGGGGGCCGACGGGTGGGAACTCACCGACACAATCGAGTACGTCGGCGGCGGGACGAAATTTCTCGTATTGAAACGCCCACGCACCGCGGGGCCTTCTATGAAAGACTAA
- a CDS encoding PHP domain-containing protein: MLHDYHVHSNYSDGRFLFQMLQAAEQAGLKGIGFADHCNVSERERMQDLKHLLGFNLDQTYDRRLRAIESLNDRFDVEIYNAVEMDYDPRDTDAIRGFFNETDFDYTIGSVHHLEDVNVHVESYFGKKSETERKALVNEYFKKLVALAESELFDIAAHVDLLERNPAFRGMGTDEHYHAVARAFKRSRTVPEINAGRVLTDYGKFHPVPGFLEVFCEHEVRFTVGSDSHRPEELGPRVKKLRTYLEEEELSPVYLV; the protein is encoded by the coding sequence ATGCTCCACGATTATCACGTCCACTCGAATTACTCGGACGGGCGCTTTCTTTTCCAGATGTTGCAGGCCGCAGAGCAAGCCGGACTGAAGGGAATCGGGTTTGCAGACCACTGTAACGTCTCAGAGCGCGAGCGGATGCAGGACTTGAAACATCTTCTTGGATTCAACTTAGACCAGACGTACGACCGACGGCTGCGAGCGATAGAGAGCCTCAACGACCGCTTTGACGTCGAAATCTACAACGCAGTCGAGATGGACTACGACCCACGCGACACGGACGCGATTCGCGGATTTTTCAACGAAACCGACTTCGATTACACCATCGGGAGCGTCCACCACTTAGAGGACGTAAACGTCCACGTCGAGAGCTACTTCGGGAAGAAGTCGGAGACAGAGCGAAAGGCGCTCGTCAACGAGTACTTCAAAAAGCTCGTCGCGCTCGCAGAGTCAGAGCTTTTCGACATCGCGGCGCACGTCGATTTACTCGAACGCAACCCGGCATTCCGTGGGATGGGGACGGACGAACACTACCACGCCGTCGCACGGGCGTTCAAGCGCTCGCGGACGGTTCCAGAAATCAACGCCGGACGGGTGCTCACGGACTATGGGAAATTCCACCCGGTTCCAGGCTTCCTCGAAGTGTTCTGCGAACACGAGGTGCGCTTCACTGTTGGCAGTGACTCACACCGCCCAGAGGAGCTTGGCCCACGAGTGAAGAAACTGCGCACCTATCTCGAAGAAGAGGAACTCTCGCCGGTCTATCTCGTCTAA
- a CDS encoding cyclase family protein, with the protein MTSIDLTHPVAGGMPVYPGDPPVTFRGHAIYQIDGYRVTGLSFGSHTGTHIDAPSHTEKNGKTLDTFPISTFSFEAVCVDCRHRGARDRIRLADLPAETDVADADMLAFHTGWDAHWGTDAYLDHPYLDVTVAEWCATRNLHVGIDAFSPDPTPSQNEAAGEPTGSPAHHALLGHDCLIVENLCKLDRVPDRFHLDAFPLSLADADGAPVRAVARFD; encoded by the coding sequence ATGACTTCCATCGACCTCACGCACCCAGTTGCGGGCGGCATGCCCGTCTATCCGGGCGACCCACCCGTGACGTTCCGCGGCCACGCCATCTACCAAATCGACGGCTATCGCGTGACTGGGCTGTCTTTTGGGAGTCACACCGGAACCCACATCGACGCGCCAAGCCACACCGAGAAGAACGGCAAGACGCTCGATACCTTCCCCATCTCGACGTTCTCGTTCGAGGCGGTATGCGTCGATTGTCGCCACCGCGGCGCTCGAGACCGGATTCGGCTCGCGGATTTACCAGCCGAGACCGATGTCGCTGACGCAGACATGCTCGCGTTTCACACCGGCTGGGACGCGCACTGGGGCACGGACGCCTACCTCGACCACCCGTACCTCGATGTCACCGTCGCGGAGTGGTGTGCGACCCGCAATCTTCACGTCGGCATCGACGCCTTCAGCCCCGACCCGACGCCGAGTCAGAACGAGGCTGCGGGCGAGCCAACCGGCAGCCCGGCTCACCACGCATTGCTCGGCCACGACTGTCTCATCGTGGAGAATCTGTGCAAACTCGACCGCGTGCCTGACCGATTTCACCTCGATGCGTTCCCGCTCTCGCTCGCCGACGCAGACGGTGCGCCCGTCAGGGCAGTGGCCCGATTCGACTGA
- the thrC gene encoding threonine synthase has translation MNTRCYSCDEVSDATRIRCDCGEPVWFDTDTTAFEWPTDDVRGVWRYASLLPAAPTDGLGWAAGNTPLLRTPRLDEYAGCTLWVKDEAENPTGTFKDRGSAVAVAAAEARDVNAVGTVSHGNMAMSTAAHAAATGLPCVVLVPDDISEKRLAAISQYEPEIIRVAGDYGKLYFDSLELGEELGIEFVNSDVPLRVAGQKTVALELIEQFDGVPDAICLPVSSGGQASGVWKALRELKEANLIDALPRLYFVQAANCDPIAEAFREGHEVRPIDPEPTAAYSIANANPPSGNRVLAAAAETDGAVVSVSEAAIHDATGNLATKAGLCVEPSSAVALAGLRQLAERGEVDATDRVALILTGTGFKELDGAATDAPSVPLAKLDEHLATVLGDT, from the coding sequence ATGAACACACGCTGTTATTCCTGCGACGAAGTGTCCGACGCGACGCGCATCCGGTGTGATTGTGGCGAACCAGTTTGGTTCGACACCGATACGACAGCGTTCGAGTGGCCAACCGACGATGTGCGCGGCGTTTGGCGCTATGCGTCGCTGCTGCCCGCAGCCCCGACTGACGGCCTTGGCTGGGCGGCAGGAAACACACCGCTCCTCAGAACGCCCCGACTCGACGAGTACGCGGGCTGTACCCTGTGGGTGAAAGACGAAGCCGAAAACCCAACTGGGACGTTCAAAGACCGCGGGAGCGCCGTTGCGGTGGCGGCGGCCGAAGCGCGGGACGTGAACGCCGTCGGAACCGTCTCGCACGGGAACATGGCGATGAGTACAGCAGCGCACGCGGCGGCTACAGGCCTTCCCTGCGTCGTGCTCGTCCCCGACGATATTTCCGAAAAGCGTCTCGCCGCGATTTCCCAGTACGAGCCTGAAATCATTCGTGTGGCTGGTGACTACGGGAAACTCTATTTCGACAGTCTCGAACTGGGAGAGGAACTTGGCATCGAGTTCGTCAACTCGGACGTACCCCTGCGCGTCGCCGGACAAAAGACGGTTGCTCTCGAACTCATAGAACAGTTTGACGGTGTCCCCGACGCAATCTGTCTTCCGGTAAGCAGCGGCGGGCAGGCAAGCGGCGTCTGGAAAGCTCTGCGAGAACTCAAGGAAGCAAACCTCATCGACGCCCTGCCGCGGCTCTACTTCGTGCAAGCCGCCAACTGCGACCCGATTGCAGAAGCCTTCCGCGAGGGCCACGAGGTTCGCCCAATCGACCCCGAACCAACCGCCGCCTACTCTATCGCCAACGCGAACCCACCGAGTGGCAATCGCGTGCTCGCCGCCGCAGCCGAAACTGACGGTGCGGTCGTATCGGTGTCAGAAGCCGCCATCCACGACGCAACCGGCAACCTCGCCACCAAAGCAGGATTGTGCGTCGAACCGTCCTCCGCGGTTGCGCTCGCTGGACTCCGGCAACTCGCAGAACGCGGTGAGGTAGATGCAACTGACCGCGTCGCGCTCATCCTTACTGGAACCGGTTTCAAAGAACTCGATGGGGCGGCGACAGACGCGCCTTCCGTCCCGCTTGCGAAGCTGGACGAACACCTCGCCACGGTACTCGGAGACACATGA
- a CDS encoding ABC transporter permease produces the protein MSRFTGFLTLVRREILRYVRRPRNTFMPPLITNVLYFSVFGVILGERIGPTSDFSYVLFILPGLVVLGTISNAFENASFSIFHGRWNEYIHETLTSPMSYPQMVFAYVASSALRGVIIGIIISVVGAFFTPVGIEHPLYLVAFMVVIPSLFASLGVAGGLWARDFDYLTVMNQFIIRPLVFFGGIFYALDALPEPWYTISLANPMVYMVSGVRYGFLDYYDVDPNLALAVLTGATVAVLALDIALFKRGYGLAD, from the coding sequence ATGAGCCGATTTACTGGCTTCCTGACGCTCGTGCGCCGCGAGATTCTCCGATACGTCCGTCGGCCTCGTAACACGTTTATGCCACCGCTCATCACGAACGTCCTCTATTTCTCGGTGTTCGGCGTCATCCTCGGCGAGCGCATCGGTCCGACCAGTGACTTTTCCTACGTCCTGTTCATCCTCCCCGGCCTCGTCGTGTTGGGCACGATTTCGAATGCGTTCGAGAACGCCTCGTTCTCCATCTTCCACGGCCGGTGGAACGAGTATATTCACGAAACGCTCACCTCACCGATGAGCTACCCGCAGATGGTGTTTGCCTACGTCGCCTCGAGTGCGCTTCGCGGTGTCATCATTGGCATCATCATCTCCGTCGTGGGAGCGTTTTTCACGCCGGTTGGCATCGAGCACCCGCTCTATCTCGTTGCCTTCATGGTCGTCATTCCATCGCTGTTTGCGAGCCTCGGCGTCGCTGGCGGCCTCTGGGCGCGCGACTTTGACTACCTCACCGTGATGAACCAGTTCATCATCCGCCCGCTTGTGTTCTTCGGGGGCATCTTCTACGCCTTGGACGCGCTCCCGGAACCGTGGTACACGATTTCGCTCGCGAATCCGATGGTGTACATGGTGAGTGGTGTCCGCTACGGTTTCCTCGACTACTACGACGTTGACCCGAACCTCGCCCTCGCGGTGCTCACGGGTGCAACCGTCGCGGTGCTCGCCCTCGATATTGCACTGTTCAAACGCGGGTACGGTCTCGCCGACTGA
- a CDS encoding ABC transporter ATP-binding protein has translation MVLAIETDNLRKSYGDVDALQGLDLAVEQGEFFGLLGPNGAGKTTFISILTGLVRKTGGEASVFGYDVEADYQQARDAIGVAPQEFNVDRFFPIKEVLMHKAGYHGIGKEEASRRADAALKKVGIYDKRDTRFDWLSGGMKRRLLLARAIVTEPDLLILDEPTAGVDVQLRRDLWNIITEMNEEGTTILLTTHYIEEAERLCDRVAIMNEGKKVTVASPDDLMDQGVDNITITLRDPPNTAPDVAVDGVQSVELKQGRLVVRAHRAGSVAPDVLLALDDAGHEVVDLDISRTSLEEVFVSLTNGQESTNGDRPPAGAKQEAQR, from the coding sequence ATGGTTCTCGCGATTGAGACAGACAACTTACGAAAGTCCTACGGCGACGTAGACGCGTTGCAGGGACTCGACCTCGCCGTCGAGCAAGGCGAGTTTTTCGGCCTGCTCGGGCCAAACGGTGCGGGGAAGACGACGTTCATCTCCATTCTCACCGGCCTCGTGCGCAAAACCGGCGGCGAAGCCAGCGTGTTCGGCTACGACGTAGAAGCCGACTACCAACAGGCCCGCGACGCGATCGGCGTCGCGCCCCAAGAGTTCAACGTCGACCGGTTTTTCCCCATCAAAGAAGTGCTGATGCACAAGGCGGGCTATCACGGCATTGGCAAAGAAGAAGCCTCCCGGCGCGCGGACGCCGCGCTCAAGAAGGTCGGTATCTACGACAAGCGCGACACGCGCTTTGACTGGCTCTCAGGTGGGATGAAGCGCCGACTCCTCCTTGCGCGCGCCATCGTCACCGAACCAGACCTCCTGATTCTCGACGAGCCAACGGCGGGTGTGGACGTCCAACTCCGGCGTGACCTCTGGAACATCATCACCGAGATGAACGAGGAGGGCACGACAATTTTGCTCACCACCCACTACATCGAGGAAGCAGAGCGCCTCTGTGACCGGGTCGCCATCATGAACGAAGGCAAGAAAGTGACCGTCGCAAGCCCCGACGACCTCATGGACCAGGGTGTGGACAATATCACAATCACGCTGCGCGACCCGCCGAACACCGCCCCCGACGTGGCCGTAGACGGCGTCCAGTCGGTCGAACTGAAACAGGGACGGCTCGTCGTCCGCGCTCACCGAGCGGGAAGCGTCGCCCCCGACGTCCTCCTCGCGCTTGATGACGCAGGCCACGAGGTCGTGGACTTAGACATCTCTCGCACCTCGCTCGAAGAGGTGTTCGTCTCGCTCACTAACGGACAAGAGTCGACAAACGGCGACCGTCCACCGGCGGGCGCAAAACAGGAGGCACAGCGATGA
- a CDS encoding HD domain-containing protein has translation MSDLPDGESDILSYDQGAAHSFPDEKLHRVLSFIKTDEEIQALLRAQNVNAVARKRYNDHGAKHIEIVRDRALTLYDLLKRGGISFNGAGDQGLAEEDESVIIAFAATLHDIGHIVHRDDHVYYSIPLASDILDRVLPEFYDTITEQVKVKAEVLHAILCHHTVEDPLTVEAGVIRVADALDMEHGRSRIPYESGGRGINTVSSQAIRKVTLQEGDETAVTVEIEMTNAAGVYQVDNLLKAKLRGSGLEGYVRIVALNTHTDGDQIVERIEL, from the coding sequence ATGAGTGACCTTCCAGATGGCGAGAGTGACATCCTATCGTACGACCAGGGTGCAGCCCACTCGTTCCCCGACGAGAAACTGCACCGCGTTCTCTCCTTTATCAAAACCGACGAGGAGATTCAGGCGCTTTTGCGGGCCCAGAACGTGAACGCTGTCGCGAGAAAGCGCTACAACGACCACGGCGCAAAGCACATCGAAATCGTCCGCGACCGCGCGCTCACCCTCTACGACCTCTTAAAGCGCGGCGGCATCTCGTTCAACGGCGCGGGCGACCAGGGCCTCGCCGAAGAAGACGAATCCGTGATTATCGCCTTCGCTGCCACGTTACACGACATCGGGCACATCGTCCACCGTGACGACCACGTCTACTACTCGATTCCACTCGCCTCAGACATTCTCGACCGCGTTCTCCCCGAGTTCTACGACACCATCACTGAGCAGGTGAAGGTGAAGGCGGAAGTCCTCCACGCCATTCTCTGTCACCACACCGTCGAAGACCCACTCACGGTCGAAGCAGGCGTCATCCGCGTCGCAGACGCCCTTGACATGGAACACGGTCGCTCGCGCATCCCGTACGAGAGCGGTGGGCGCGGTATCAATACCGTCTCCAGTCAGGCAATTCGAAAGGTCACGCTCCAAGAGGGTGACGAGACTGCAGTCACCGTCGAAATCGAGATGACCAACGCTGCAGGAGTCTATCAGGTCGATAACCTCCTCAAGGCGAAACTCCGTGGCTCAGGGCTGGAAGGCTACGTCCGCATCGTCGCGCTCAATACGCACACGGACGGCGACCAAATCGTCGAACGCATCGAACTCTAA
- a CDS encoding redoxin domain-containing protein encodes MVNTGDDAPDFSAPVANGDIEEFDLSERLNDAPLVLAFFPGAFTSVCTNEMCTFRDNLSQFEDVGAEVFGVSRDTPFTLNEFRAQNDLNFGLISDLNREIIEAFNVEMDFDGLGVYGVAKRSVFVINADGDVTYSWVSDDPGVEPNYDEVAQAAADA; translated from the coding sequence ATGGTCAACACTGGCGACGACGCACCAGACTTCAGCGCACCGGTAGCAAACGGCGACATCGAGGAGTTCGACCTCTCTGAGCGCCTCAACGACGCCCCACTCGTGCTCGCATTCTTCCCGGGCGCGTTCACGAGCGTCTGCACCAACGAGATGTGTACGTTCCGCGACAACCTCAGCCAGTTCGAGGATGTCGGCGCAGAAGTGTTCGGTGTCAGCCGCGACACGCCGTTTACGCTCAACGAGTTCCGCGCCCAGAACGACCTCAACTTCGGCCTCATCTCCGACCTGAACCGCGAGATCATCGAAGCGTTCAACGTTGAGATGGACTTCGACGGCCTCGGCGTCTACGGCGTCGCAAAGCGCTCCGTGTTCGTCATCAACGCAGACGGCGACGTCACCTACTCGTGGGTCAGCGACGATCCCGGCGTCGAACCAAACTACGACGAAGTCGCGCAGGCCGCAGCCGACGCGTAA
- a CDS encoding twin-arginine translocase TatA/TatE family subunit, whose translation MPGGPELLVILFIAILLFGANKIPKLARSTGQAMGEFQKGREEVEGELEEMRNKGKDEATDTEAADADTTDADADKAETQAASEEAQPNIGADDEEDDVEAEKEK comes from the coding sequence ATCCCGGGCGGGCCGGAACTGCTCGTCATTCTGTTCATCGCCATCCTCCTGTTTGGCGCAAACAAGATTCCAAAGCTCGCCCGCTCTACCGGGCAAGCGATGGGTGAGTTCCAGAAAGGCCGCGAAGAAGTCGAAGGCGAACTTGAAGAGATGCGCAACAAAGGCAAAGACGAGGCAACCGACACCGAAGCGGCTGACGCAGACACCACGGACGCCGACGCAGACAAGGCAGAAACGCAGGCTGCCTCGGAAGAAGCCCAGCCAAACATCGGCGCAGACGACGAGGAAGACGACGTCGAAGCCGAGAAAGAAAAGTAA
- a CDS encoding cupin domain-containing protein, with translation MKKVAIDDVDILTNPMNVHSVRRPVSRALGTEDFAMNYFELESGESFSGGLHTHHDQEEVFYVQEGAATFETLVDDERDSVTVEAGEAIRFAPGEFQQGINEEDETAVGFAFGAPGRSHDWDEIESLTFCRKCEEETAHGLDLTDTGGFEFDCTECGTTFTIERSD, from the coding sequence ATGAAGAAAGTCGCCATCGACGACGTGGATATTCTGACCAATCCGATGAACGTCCACAGCGTCCGTCGCCCCGTTTCGAGAGCGCTCGGCACCGAAGACTTCGCCATGAACTACTTCGAACTCGAATCCGGCGAGTCGTTCTCGGGCGGCCTGCACACCCACCACGACCAAGAAGAAGTGTTCTACGTCCAAGAGGGAGCGGCGACCTTCGAGACGTTGGTTGACGACGAACGCGACAGCGTCACCGTCGAAGCGGGCGAAGCCATCCGCTTTGCCCCCGGCGAGTTCCAGCAGGGAATCAACGAGGAAGACGAAACGGCCGTCGGCTTCGCCTTTGGCGCACCCGGCAGGAGCCACGACTGGGACGAAATCGAATCGCTCACCTTCTGCCGAAAATGCGAGGAAGAAACAGCCCATGGCCTCGACCTGACCGACACCGGCGGTTTCGAGTTCGACTGCACCGAGTGCGGGACAACGTTTACGATAGAGCGGTCTGACTGA
- a CDS encoding helix-turn-helix domain-containing protein, with amino-acid sequence MSQTRQHAGTRLTLNLWHPNCWAIESTEQVGGGVLGHAVYSSPKTTDTVVNGLFTAYGDTLDHVEELLETIHDSPHAGEVHELQERFGKQTSASAPGNVAREFFVEYKPQDMVCPTLLKYGFVHSAPVRIEDGREYWQVVFAGERSEIESQLDGVRRDAGADVSVSRISASPPADSERKKRGDTLTASQRDAFNLARDRGYYQWPRGVSTRELAAEMDVSKTTFLEHLRKAEAKLLDP; translated from the coding sequence ATGAGCCAGACCAGACAGCACGCGGGCACTCGATTGACGCTCAATCTCTGGCACCCGAACTGCTGGGCTATCGAATCGACCGAGCAGGTTGGCGGCGGAGTACTTGGCCACGCGGTCTACAGCTCGCCAAAGACGACCGACACCGTCGTAAACGGGCTGTTCACGGCCTACGGCGACACGCTCGACCACGTAGAGGAGTTGCTCGAAACCATCCACGACTCGCCACACGCAGGCGAGGTCCACGAACTGCAAGAACGGTTTGGTAAACAGACCTCAGCGAGCGCGCCGGGCAACGTCGCCCGCGAGTTCTTCGTGGAGTACAAACCCCAAGACATGGTGTGCCCGACGCTGTTGAAATACGGCTTCGTCCACAGCGCACCGGTGCGCATCGAGGACGGCCGCGAGTACTGGCAAGTCGTTTTCGCGGGCGAACGAAGCGAAATCGAATCCCAACTCGACGGCGTCCGCAGGGACGCCGGCGCGGATGTGTCCGTCTCTCGTATCTCTGCGTCGCCGCCAGCCGACTCGGAGCGAAAAAAGCGCGGTGACACCCTGACTGCGAGCCAGCGCGATGCGTTCAATCTGGCGCGCGACCGCGGCTACTACCAGTGGCCCCGCGGCGTCTCGACGCGGGAACTGGCCGCAGAGATGGACGTGTCGAAGACGACGTTCTTAGAACATTTGCGCAAAGCTGAAGCGAAACTGCTCGACCCGTAG
- a CDS encoding aldehyde dehydrogenase family protein: MAQETNVFQHYINGEWTDGEGDDTFVSKNPATGAVLGEFRRGTEADVESAVDIAEDSFEEWRNLSHIDRAEYLWDIYHELRERTDELAEIVTKECGKEISEGRADVVEAYHMVEWAAADARHPKGDVIPSEIPSKDAYMRRKPRGVIGCITPWNFPVAIPFWHMAVALVEGNTVVWKPAEQTPWCGQIIAEMFEDAGIPDGVFNMIQGFGDAGAAIVDDPAIDTVLFTGSAEVGHEIASKVGGEPGKLVAAEMGGKNNIVITENADLDIAVHSALMSSFKTTGQRCVSSERLVVHEEVYDEFKARFVELAEQVSVGNPLDENTFMGPLIEDSHKEKVRSYAELAKKEDVNVLVDRTELDADEIPDGHEDGHWVGPFVYEADPYEPLRCTHEEVFGPHVALLKYSGDIEEAVSIQNDTDYGLAGAIISEDYRQINYFRDHAEVGLAYGNLPCIGAEVHLPFGGVKKSGNGYPSAREIIEAVTERTAWTLNNSKEIRMAQGLSADIKTQDD, translated from the coding sequence ATGGCTCAAGAGACGAACGTCTTTCAGCATTACATCAACGGTGAGTGGACGGATGGCGAAGGTGATGACACTTTCGTCAGTAAAAACCCGGCGACAGGAGCGGTGCTCGGCGAATTCCGCCGCGGCACCGAAGCCGACGTTGAGTCGGCCGTAGACATCGCAGAAGACTCGTTCGAGGAGTGGCGAAATCTCTCCCACATCGACCGCGCAGAGTACCTCTGGGACATCTACCACGAGCTGCGCGAGCGCACCGACGAACTCGCAGAAATCGTCACCAAAGAGTGCGGCAAAGAAATCTCCGAAGGCCGCGCCGACGTGGTCGAAGCCTACCACATGGTCGAATGGGCCGCCGCTGACGCCCGTCACCCGAAAGGCGACGTGATTCCGTCCGAGATTCCGAGTAAAGACGCCTATATGCGCCGTAAGCCACGCGGCGTCATCGGCTGCATCACGCCGTGGAACTTCCCGGTCGCCATCCCGTTCTGGCACATGGCCGTTGCGCTCGTTGAGGGCAACACCGTCGTCTGGAAGCCAGCTGAGCAGACGCCGTGGTGCGGACAGATCATCGCAGAAATGTTCGAGGACGCAGGCATCCCTGACGGGGTCTTTAACATGATTCAGGGCTTCGGAGACGCTGGCGCGGCCATCGTTGACGACCCAGCAATCGACACCGTACTCTTTACCGGCTCCGCCGAAGTCGGCCACGAAATCGCCTCCAAGGTCGGCGGCGAACCCGGCAAACTCGTCGCCGCGGAGATGGGTGGGAAGAACAACATCGTCATCACCGAGAACGCAGACCTCGATATCGCGGTGCACTCGGCGCTCATGTCCTCGTTCAAGACGACCGGCCAGCGCTGTGTCTCCTCAGAGCGTCTCGTCGTCCACGAGGAGGTCTACGACGAGTTCAAAGCGCGCTTCGTCGAACTCGCAGAGCAGGTGTCTGTGGGTAACCCACTTGACGAAAACACCTTCATGGGGCCGCTCATCGAGGACAGCCACAAAGAGAAGGTTCGCTCCTACGCAGAACTCGCCAAAAAAGAGGACGTGAACGTGCTCGTAGACCGCACGGAACTCGACGCAGACGAGATTCCAGACGGCCACGAAGACGGTCACTGGGTTGGCCCGTTCGTCTACGAAGCAGACCCGTACGAGCCGCTTCGTTGCACCCACGAAGAAGTGTTCGGCCCACACGTCGCCCTCCTCAAGTACTCGGGCGACATCGAGGAAGCCGTCTCCATCCAGAACGACACGGACTACGGCCTCGCAGGAGCCATCATCTCAGAGGACTACCGCCAAATCAACTACTTCCGCGACCACGCTGAAGTCGGCCTTGCCTACGGCAACCTCCCGTGCATCGGCGCAGAAGTACACCTCCCGTTCGGCGGCGTGAAGAAGTCTGGCAACGGCTACCCATCCGCCCGCGAAATCATCGAAGCCGTCACCGAGCGCACCGCGTGGACGCTCAACAATTCGAAGGAAATCCGCATGGCACAGGGCCTCTCCGCGGACATCAAGACCCAAGACGACTGA